A stretch of the Perca flavescens isolate YP-PL-M2 chromosome 3, PFLA_1.0, whole genome shotgun sequence genome encodes the following:
- the LOC114552451 gene encoding von Willebrand factor A domain-containing protein 5A isoform X1, producing the protein MNCCGLLTAQKEPVPLKSVEVELEVRAHVATVVSTLNYENKEDKPLEAVFVFPLPGDAAVCHFSAKIGQTEIVAEVKEKQKAHEEYDDALSSGQQAFLLEESDQSPDIFSLSVGSLRPGESASIRLEYVTELAVQADEGLRFSLPAVLNPRYQPRGSEDVCIQVTSVPASLVPYSLSFSARVSSPRPVSKVESNCPLDALQYLNTEQTQATVKLAAGHKFDRDVELLIYYKDAHQPTAVVEVGQASAKPGSLMGDPVVMLSLYPEFPQAVMSSVASCGEFVFLLDRSGSMGGSRIKSARETLLLLLKSLPMGCYFNIYSFGSSYEHIFPYLSLLMERWGIPKK; encoded by the exons ATGAACTGCTGTGGTCTGCTAACTGCACAGAAGGAACCAG TTCCTCTGAAGAGCGTGGAGGTGGAGCTGGAGGTGAGGGCCCATGTGGCTACAGTGGTCTCCACTCTGAACTATGAGAACAAGGAGGACAAACCACTGGAGGCTGTTTTTGTCTTCCCTCTGCCTGGAGATGCTGCTGTCTGTCACTTCAGTGCTAagattggacagacagagaTTGTAGCTGAGGTGAAGGAGAAACAGAAG GCTCATGAGGAGTATGATGACGCTTTGAGCTCCGGTCAGCAGGCCTTCCTGTTGGAGGAGAGTGATCAGAGTCCAGATATATTCTCTCTGAGTGTGGGCAGTCTGCGTCCAGGAGAGAGCGCCTCCATCAGGCTGGAGTACGTCACTGAGCTGGCTGTGCAGGCTGATGAAGGGCTGAGGTTTTCTCTGCCTGCTGTGCTCAACCCTCGCTACCAACCTCGGG GAAGTGAAGATGTTTGTATCCAGGTGACCTCTGTTCCAGCCTCTCTGGTGCCCTacagtctgtctttctctgcccGAGTGTCCTCTCCTCGTCCAGTCTCTAAAGTAGAGTCCAACTGTCCCCTGGACGCTCTCCAGTACCTCAACACAGAGCAGACCCAGGCTACG GTCAAGTTGGCTGCAGGACACAAGTTTGACAGAGATGTTGAACTGCTGATTTATTACAAAGATGCCCACCAGCCCACTGCTGTGGTGGAGGTAGGACAGGCCTCTGCCAAGCCTG GCTCTCTGATGGGTGATCCAGTGGTGATGCTGAGCCTGTACCCTGAGTTCCCCCAGGCTGTGATGTCTTCAGTCGCCTCATGTGGAGAGTTTGTGTTCTTACTGGATCGATCTGGCAGTATGGGTGGGTCCCGTATAAAGAGTGCCAGG GAAACTCTGCTGCTCCTGTTGAAGAGCTTACCAATGGGCTGCTATTTCAACATCTACAGCTTTGGGTCCAGCTATGAACACATCTTCCC CTATTTGTCTTTACTGATGGAGAGGTGGGGAATACCAAAGAAGTGA
- the LOC114552451 gene encoding von Willebrand factor A domain-containing protein 5A isoform X2 yields MNCCGLLTAQKEPVPLKSVEVELEVRAHVATVVSTLNYENKEDKPLEAVFVFPLPGDAAVCHFSAKIGQTEIVAEVKEKQKAHEEYDDALSSGQQAFLLEESDQSPDIFSLSVGSLRPGESASIRLEYVTELAVQADEGLRFSLPAVLNPRYQPRGSEDVCIQVTSVPASLVPYSLSFSARVSSPRPVSKVESNCPLDALQYLNTEQTQATVKLAAGHKFDRDVELLIYYKDAHQPTAVVEVGQASAKPGSLMGDPVVMLSLYPEFPQAVMSSVASCGEFVFLLDRSGSMGNSAAPVEELTNGLLFQHLQLWVQL; encoded by the exons ATGAACTGCTGTGGTCTGCTAACTGCACAGAAGGAACCAG TTCCTCTGAAGAGCGTGGAGGTGGAGCTGGAGGTGAGGGCCCATGTGGCTACAGTGGTCTCCACTCTGAACTATGAGAACAAGGAGGACAAACCACTGGAGGCTGTTTTTGTCTTCCCTCTGCCTGGAGATGCTGCTGTCTGTCACTTCAGTGCTAagattggacagacagagaTTGTAGCTGAGGTGAAGGAGAAACAGAAG GCTCATGAGGAGTATGATGACGCTTTGAGCTCCGGTCAGCAGGCCTTCCTGTTGGAGGAGAGTGATCAGAGTCCAGATATATTCTCTCTGAGTGTGGGCAGTCTGCGTCCAGGAGAGAGCGCCTCCATCAGGCTGGAGTACGTCACTGAGCTGGCTGTGCAGGCTGATGAAGGGCTGAGGTTTTCTCTGCCTGCTGTGCTCAACCCTCGCTACCAACCTCGGG GAAGTGAAGATGTTTGTATCCAGGTGACCTCTGTTCCAGCCTCTCTGGTGCCCTacagtctgtctttctctgcccGAGTGTCCTCTCCTCGTCCAGTCTCTAAAGTAGAGTCCAACTGTCCCCTGGACGCTCTCCAGTACCTCAACACAGAGCAGACCCAGGCTACG GTCAAGTTGGCTGCAGGACACAAGTTTGACAGAGATGTTGAACTGCTGATTTATTACAAAGATGCCCACCAGCCCACTGCTGTGGTGGAGGTAGGACAGGCCTCTGCCAAGCCTG GCTCTCTGATGGGTGATCCAGTGGTGATGCTGAGCCTGTACCCTGAGTTCCCCCAGGCTGTGATGTCTTCAGTCGCCTCATGTGGAGAGTTTGTGTTCTTACTGGATCGATCTGGCAGTATGG GAAACTCTGCTGCTCCTGTTGAAGAGCTTACCAATGGGCTGCTATTTCAACATCTACAGCTTTGGGTCCAGCTATGA